Proteins from a genomic interval of Desulfofustis limnaeus:
- a CDS encoding nucleotidyltransferase family protein, translating to MQLNQIYDRQRLALAPFTTHMPDRKLTETFSEMGRKEKDDFFSFLMANNLGSAWSEKLGWKTIETLWTPEQIQHVAEEKKRNGLVYRQQIAALYQIARLLEKLSIPHAFIKGAHTREIAYTNPVTRPSVDLDLLIAETDREEVIASLKSQGYTLHVLPNNLTHEASLVKGCVSIDLHWHILRPGRVPKTLTSELLDNRVKQIYYWSLGNEDHLFTMLVHSVFSKYSSTMHSGLIRLLDLLYWLGTQPIEWQRVVNRLERTGLKSAAWITVEYLRLLTGVTPPQQVMDQLLPGKVKERYLNTWIHADLPSRLERWPFIVKMGFTLFAHDRPGQLVNFARTFFFDKLAAK from the coding sequence ATGCAACTTAACCAAATCTATGACCGCCAGCGTCTTGCTCTCGCTCCGTTTACCACGCACATGCCTGATAGAAAGCTGACCGAAACCTTTTCGGAGATGGGCCGCAAAGAAAAGGATGATTTCTTCTCATTTCTTATGGCAAATAATCTCGGGTCGGCATGGTCAGAGAAATTAGGCTGGAAAACCATCGAAACCTTATGGACGCCAGAGCAAATTCAGCACGTGGCAGAAGAAAAAAAACGCAACGGTCTTGTCTATCGGCAGCAAATCGCAGCACTGTATCAGATAGCGCGTTTACTTGAAAAACTCTCTATTCCACATGCCTTTATTAAGGGAGCCCATACGAGAGAGATCGCTTATACCAACCCGGTTACCCGACCATCGGTAGATCTCGACCTGCTGATCGCAGAAACGGACCGGGAAGAAGTTATTGCTTCACTCAAATCCCAGGGATACACCTTGCACGTTCTGCCGAACAACCTCACCCATGAAGCATCTCTAGTGAAGGGCTGTGTCTCCATCGACCTCCACTGGCATATTCTCCGACCGGGGCGAGTCCCGAAAACACTTACATCGGAACTCCTTGATAACCGCGTCAAACAAATATATTATTGGAGTCTCGGCAACGAAGACCATCTTTTCACCATGTTGGTCCACTCGGTCTTCTCGAAATATTCCTCGACGATGCACAGCGGGCTGATCAGGCTCCTGGACCTGCTGTACTGGCTGGGCACACAACCGATAGAATGGCAAAGAGTGGTGAACCGTCTTGAACGGACCGGGCTCAAAAGTGCTGCCTGGATAACCGTGGAGTACCTGAGACTCCTCACTGGCGTAACCCCTCCCCAGCAGGTGATGGATCAATTATTGCCGGGAAAGGTAAAGGAAAGGTATTTGAACACGTGGATTCATGCCGACCTGCCGAGCCGGCTGGAACGATGGCCGTTCATCGTCAAGATGGGCTTTACCCTCTTCGCACACGACCGGCCGGGGCAACTCGTCAACTTTGCCCGAACGTTTTTCTTCGATAAGCTAGCAGCGAAATAG
- a CDS encoding outer membrane beta-barrel protein, producing the protein MKRSVAGWLVASGCLGVICGGVLPAGAMDIHQLVVVGATAAGPEQAAAADVPMGQGASGEPSLLPEESELASDDELFGIRGGYLHPYLSFGVEHTDNLYNLNEDEVSNTLFKVSPGIWFSLPRTKEIPIVIEPHNTSPGGLQLQVADYEGTDRYQAYALAGGDYLMYSEDSDLNDLYGKLEGLFRYNMRGGLSLQVLDRFTYGQDRFEYGGETRDFLMDYTSNIFMGTADYRMTEKLRAKVDYSNFMLDYEDAVSEFLDRADNVLDLYGYFIYSPKTSLFLQYRLTDVSYDTAVEKDNTQHYGYGGVTWHTTEKLSLLFKAGYQMREYDDTLVADRYDWDGVVLSFQSLYRWTEKTQFSLDFYRRSEESDSAVALDKVVFGTSFSYQQDYTEKLSGLLNLMYEQAEYTQLVASSRDDDRFYVRPALRYLFRDWLMAELAYVLDTRESTDDLFDYTTNTFIFNINMSL; encoded by the coding sequence ATGAAACGCAGCGTTGCCGGTTGGTTAGTTGCGTCGGGATGTCTGGGAGTGATCTGCGGTGGGGTTCTTCCTGCCGGTGCTATGGATATTCACCAGCTGGTGGTTGTGGGGGCGACCGCCGCCGGGCCGGAGCAGGCCGCTGCCGCCGATGTGCCGATGGGGCAGGGGGCAAGCGGGGAGCCGTCGCTGCTGCCGGAGGAGAGCGAGCTGGCCAGCGACGACGAGTTGTTCGGGATCAGAGGGGGGTATCTGCACCCGTATCTTTCTTTTGGCGTCGAGCATACCGACAACCTCTACAATCTCAACGAGGACGAGGTTTCCAATACCTTGTTCAAGGTCTCTCCGGGGATCTGGTTTTCGTTGCCGCGGACCAAGGAGATACCGATTGTCATCGAGCCGCATAACACCTCGCCCGGCGGTCTGCAATTACAGGTGGCCGATTATGAGGGGACCGATCGCTATCAGGCCTACGCGCTCGCCGGCGGCGACTATCTGATGTACTCGGAAGATTCCGATCTGAACGATCTCTATGGCAAGCTGGAGGGGCTGTTCCGCTACAACATGCGCGGCGGCTTGTCGCTGCAGGTGCTCGACCGGTTTACCTACGGCCAGGATCGGTTTGAGTACGGCGGAGAGACGCGCGATTTCCTGATGGATTACACCTCCAACATCTTCATGGGTACCGCCGACTACCGGATGACGGAGAAACTGCGGGCCAAGGTCGACTACTCCAATTTCATGCTCGATTATGAGGACGCGGTCAGCGAGTTTCTCGATCGCGCCGACAATGTGTTGGATTTGTACGGGTATTTCATCTACAGTCCGAAGACCTCGTTGTTCCTGCAATACCGCTTGACCGATGTGTCCTACGATACCGCCGTTGAGAAAGACAACACCCAGCATTATGGGTATGGCGGTGTCACCTGGCATACCACCGAGAAACTGTCCCTGCTCTTCAAGGCCGGGTATCAGATGAGGGAGTATGACGATACGCTGGTTGCCGATCGCTATGATTGGGATGGCGTGGTCCTTAGCTTCCAGTCGTTGTATCGATGGACCGAAAAGACCCAGTTTTCCCTTGATTTCTATCGGCGAAGCGAGGAATCTGACAGTGCTGTGGCGTTGGATAAGGTGGTCTTCGGCACGTCGTTCAGTTATCAGCAGGATTATACCGAAAAGTTGTCCGGTCTGTTGAACCTGATGTACGAGCAGGCCGAATACACCCAGCTGGTGGCCAGCTCGCGAGACGATGATCGATTCTACGTGCGGCCTGCTCTGCGCTACCTGTTTCGCGATTGGTTGATGGCCGAGCTGGCGTACGTGCTCGATACGCGTGAATCGACGGATGATTTGTTTGACTACACGACCAACACCTTCATTTTCAACATCAATATGTCGCTGTAG
- a CDS encoding PilZ domain-containing protein — MVSLELRILLAFLVAYFSAVFVIPKLASIARSIGLIDRPERRKVHRVPRPLVGGIGIVIAATFSAMLFVDWVGLRGLFLGLAVLLFIGFLDDFRQLDPRRKFIAQIVAAVLMMSFSKVYLVSFGDLLGCGEIVLPVCDALIWAVTIFCLVGVINAINLIDGLDGLAGGVAFVAFLTFGLHASFADAPTLMLLNLAFAGAILGFLRFNWSPSQVFMGDAGSLCLGFALGFMAIAMSQGEKPVFSPVVPLLVLAVPITDTVTVMSKRIVRGQSPFQPDRYHFHHILMRYGMGRETAVKAILGICMAMSALTLVVPFYRVPDWVLFGAYILYLVVYVVASLFIVSTMRLSFKYRRRFSNGNGTKLAKANLLVRLLLKSMDYAKILRKDARYDVRLPLRCRLLDRGNEWEGTVENISASGCMAEIPGLATLNNRMVLDVQVSLDNEVVVIPIAAEHIWLNAGGGSWYHGFRFVEMDQDKQPVFKKFLSRCRRHRNNR, encoded by the coding sequence ATGGTTTCGCTTGAGCTACGCATTCTGCTGGCTTTTCTGGTAGCCTATTTCTCTGCCGTTTTCGTTATTCCCAAGCTTGCCTCTATAGCGCGATCGATCGGGTTGATCGATCGGCCTGAGCGGCGCAAGGTACACCGGGTGCCGCGGCCGTTGGTCGGTGGTATCGGCATCGTGATTGCCGCTACATTCAGTGCCATGCTGTTTGTCGATTGGGTTGGGTTACGCGGTCTGTTCCTCGGGTTGGCGGTGTTGTTGTTCATCGGCTTTCTTGACGATTTTAGGCAGCTCGATCCGCGCCGGAAGTTCATTGCCCAGATCGTGGCTGCGGTTTTGATGATGTCCTTCAGTAAGGTGTATCTCGTCTCGTTCGGTGATCTGTTGGGGTGTGGCGAGATCGTATTGCCCGTCTGTGACGCGTTGATCTGGGCGGTGACCATTTTCTGCCTGGTCGGGGTGATCAATGCGATCAACCTAATCGACGGTTTGGATGGGTTGGCTGGCGGGGTGGCGTTTGTTGCCTTTCTTACCTTTGGCTTGCATGCGTCTTTTGCCGATGCCCCTACCTTGATGCTGCTCAATCTGGCCTTTGCCGGTGCGATATTGGGGTTTCTTCGTTTCAACTGGAGCCCGTCGCAGGTGTTCATGGGTGATGCGGGCAGTCTGTGCCTCGGCTTTGCGCTCGGTTTCATGGCCATTGCCATGAGCCAGGGGGAGAAACCGGTGTTCAGTCCCGTGGTGCCCTTGTTGGTTTTGGCCGTCCCCATCACCGATACGGTGACGGTGATGAGCAAACGTATCGTGCGCGGGCAGAGCCCGTTTCAGCCGGACCGTTATCATTTTCATCATATCCTCATGCGCTACGGTATGGGGCGGGAGACGGCGGTTAAGGCGATTCTCGGGATCTGCATGGCGATGAGTGCGCTGACGTTGGTTGTGCCCTTTTACCGGGTGCCGGATTGGGTATTGTTCGGTGCGTATATCTTGTATCTGGTTGTTTACGTTGTTGCCTCGCTCTTCATCGTTTCGACCATGCGTCTGAGCTTTAAGTACCGGCGCCGTTTCAGCAATGGCAATGGTACGAAGCTGGCGAAGGCCAACCTGTTGGTGCGTTTGTTACTCAAGAGTATGGATTATGCGAAGATTCTGCGCAAAGACGCGAGATACGACGTGCGGCTGCCGCTTCGTTGCCGTCTGCTCGACCGTGGCAATGAGTGGGAAGGCACGGTCGAGAATATCTCGGCGAGCGGCTGCATGGCGGAGATTCCCGGATTAGCAACACTCAACAATCGGATGGTGCTGGATGTGCAGGTGAGTCTTGATAATGAAGTGGTTGTCATTCCCATCGCTGCCGAACATATCTGGCTCAATGCCGGTGGCGGTTCCTGGTATCACGGGTTCCGGTTTGTGGAGATGGACCAGGATAAGCAACCTGTTTTTAAAAAGTTCCTGAGTCGGTGTCGGCGGCATCGTAATAATCGTTGA
- a CDS encoding type II toxin-antitoxin system VapB family antitoxin, giving the protein MRTTLDLPEDLLAEAMRATRIKTKTKVITTALEEMIRKRKIAALKRYKGTVDLPIDLNTLRKRSE; this is encoded by the coding sequence ATGAGAACTACCTTAGACTTGCCGGAAGATCTGCTGGCAGAAGCCATGCGAGCCACGCGCATTAAGACCAAGACCAAGGTGATTACCACGGCCTTGGAAGAGATGATCCGCAAGAGAAAGATCGCGGCATTAAAACGCTACAAAGGAACCGTCGATCTTCCCATCGATCTCAATACACTCCGCAAACGAAGCGAATGA
- a CDS encoding PIN domain-containing protein, which produces MILVDSSVWIDYFRSGEHTGLLDQYLEEDVIVINDLILAELIPFLQVRKQKQIISLLTSIHNQKLTIAWDQLIAFQYSCLMAGINGIGIPHLIIAQHAIQNNFILYSLDRHFSLIQRVIPALELTQRAIRSDAT; this is translated from the coding sequence ATGATTCTGGTAGACAGCTCGGTTTGGATCGACTACTTCAGAAGTGGAGAGCATACCGGCTTGCTCGATCAGTACCTTGAAGAAGATGTTATCGTCATCAACGATCTGATCCTCGCCGAATTGATCCCCTTTCTCCAGGTCCGCAAGCAGAAACAAATTATCTCTTTGCTGACATCCATCCACAATCAAAAACTGACCATCGCCTGGGACCAACTGATTGCCTTCCAGTACAGCTGCCTCATGGCCGGCATAAACGGCATCGGCATTCCCCACCTGATTATTGCCCAGCATGCCATTCAAAACAATTTCATCCTCTATTCGCTTGATCGTCATTTTTCCTTGATCCAGCGAGTCATCCCAGCATTAGAACTTACGCAAAGGGCCATCAGATCAGATGCAACTTAA
- a CDS encoding glycosyltransferase family 2 protein — protein sequence MLLKARSDVTISIITATYNVADTVVDCLNSIKAQTLPLEHIVVDGGSVDETLEIVRTVSPRSFVISEPDNGIYDAMNKGIRLATGDVVGILNSDDFYTTPEVMTKVAEVFDDQTVMSCYGDLEYVRVIRRGQECGAAGRFAVVRHWRSGRFNCEKFKWGWMPPHPTFFVRRSVYERFGGFRLDMGSAADYELMLRLLFKHRITSFHLPEVLVRMRIGGVSNATLAHRLLANRMDRRAWHVNGLRPYPWTLLFKPVRKLPQYFVRVSIPPVLVAMAP from the coding sequence GTGCTTTTGAAAGCCAGATCCGATGTGACGATATCTATAATAACCGCCACTTACAATGTCGCCGACACCGTAGTCGACTGCCTGAATAGCATCAAAGCGCAGACCTTGCCGCTCGAACATATTGTCGTAGATGGTGGTTCAGTTGATGAGACACTTGAGATAGTCCGAACCGTCAGCCCGCGTTCCTTTGTCATCAGCGAACCAGATAACGGCATCTACGACGCCATGAACAAGGGAATTAGACTGGCTACTGGAGATGTGGTCGGCATTCTCAATTCGGATGATTTTTATACCACTCCCGAGGTCATGACAAAGGTTGCGGAGGTCTTTGATGATCAAACGGTGATGAGTTGTTATGGGGATCTCGAGTATGTGCGGGTTATAAGGAGAGGGCAAGAGTGTGGGGCTGCAGGGCGCTTTGCCGTGGTACGACATTGGAGATCAGGGCGGTTTAACTGTGAAAAGTTCAAGTGGGGATGGATGCCACCGCATCCGACTTTTTTTGTGCGTCGAAGTGTTTATGAGAGGTTTGGGGGGTTCCGCCTTGATATGGGTTCGGCTGCAGACTATGAATTGATGTTGCGATTATTGTTTAAGCATAGGATCACATCCTTTCATCTTCCTGAGGTATTGGTCAGAATGCGTATCGGTGGTGTTAGCAATGCCACTTTGGCACATCGCCTACTCGCCAACCGCATGGATAGGCGGGCTTGGCACGTGAATGGTTTGCGACCCTACCCGTGGACTCTGCTGTTCAAACCAGTACGAAAGTTACCGCAGTACTTCGTTCGTGTTTCAATCCCTCCGGTTCTCGTTGCTATGGCTCCTTGA